One Notolabrus celidotus isolate fNotCel1 chromosome 16, fNotCel1.pri, whole genome shotgun sequence DNA window includes the following coding sequences:
- the ppt1 gene encoding palmitoyl-protein thioesterase 1 — translation MSSALLCFLLAAPVLLVTGTPVHESANGTIPLVLWHGMGDSCCNPLSMGFIKKMIQEEIHGIYVLSLMIGGNVIEDTENGFFMDVNEQVSMVCSQLAQNPELKGGYNAMGFSQGAQFLRAVAQRCPSPPMKKLISVGGQHQGVYGLPRCPGESSNICDMIRKALNNGAYTDLVQKHLVQAQYWHDPLNDDLYKKHSLFLADVNQERAVNETYKKNLQQLEKFVLVKFLQDTVVDPVDTEWFGFLKTGQAKETETLQESVLYTEDRLGLAAMDKAGKLVFLASEGDHLQFTREWFIANLLPYLR, via the exons ATGTCATCAGCCCTCCTGTGTTTCCTTCTGGCTGCTCCAGTGCTGCTGGTCACTGGCACCCCAGTTCATGAGTCCGCCAATGGGACCATACCACTGGTGCTGTGGCATGGCATGG GTGACAGCTGCTGTAACCCGCTCAGCATGGGGTTCATAAAGAAGATGATCCAGGAGGAGATCCATGGCATCTACGTGCTCTCTCTGATGATTGGAGGGAACGTTATTGAG gacACAGAAAATGGGTTTTTCATGGACGTGAATGAGCAGGTGTCCATGGTGTGCAGCCAGCTGGCCCAGAACCCAGAGTTGAAGGGAGGATATAATGCTATGGGATTCTCCCAGGGGGCTCAGTTTCT ACGAGCTGTGGCTCAGCGCTGTCCCTCTCCACCAATGAAAAAGCTCATCTCTGTTGGTGGCCAGCATCAAG GGGTGTACGGGCTGCCAAGGTGTCCCGGAGAGAGCTCCAACATCTGCGACATGATCCGCAAAGCTCTGAACAATGGAGCATACACCGACCTGGTTCAGAAACA TCTGGTTCAGGCGCAGTACTGGCACGACCCTCTGAATGATGACCTGTATAAGAAGCACAGCCTGTTCCTGGCTGACGTCAACCAGGAGAGG GCTGTGAATGAGACGTACAAGAAGAACCTTCAGCAGCTGGAGAAGTTCGTCCTCGTCAAGTTCCTGCAGGACACTGTGGTGGATCCTGTTGATACTGAG TGGTTCGGCTTCCTGAAGACCGGTCAGGCCAAAGAGACGGAAACTCTGCAGGAGAGCGTTCTCTACACAGAG GACCGTCTAGGTCTGGCCGCGATGGACAAAGCAGGAAAGCTGGTCTTCTTGGCGTCTGAAGGAGACCACCTGCAGTTCACCCGAGAGTGGTTCATCGCAAACCTGCTGCCTTATCTTCGCTAA
- the LOC117827796 gene encoding ras-related GTP-binding protein C-like, which translates to MSIQYDDPTLTGSYGVVGSFPKSFGYGVDVPDMEEISSSADKPRILLMGLRRSGKSSIQKVVFHKMSPNETLFLESTNKIYKDDISSSSFVNFQIWDFPGQVDFFDPTFDSEMIFKGTGALIFVIDAQDDYVEALGRLHLTVSRAYKVNPDINFEVFIHKVDGLSDDHKIETQRDIHQRANDDLADAALEKLHLSFYLTSIYDHSIFEAFSKVVQKLIPQLPTLENLLNIFISHSGIEKAFLFDVVSKIYIATDSSPVDMQSYEICCDMIDVVIDVSCIYGLMEDGSGCAYDKESLAIIKLNNTTVLYLKEVTKFLALVCILREESFERKGLIEYNFHCFRKAIHEVFEVGASTPCVSSSHNNLTGLKYAAVNGSAI; encoded by the exons ATGTCTATTCAGTATGACGACCCTACGTTAACGGGGAGTTACGGTGTTGTGGGGTCTTTCCCCAAAAGTTTTGGCTATGGGGTGGATGTGCCAGACATGGAGGAGATCTCCTCATCAGCTGACAAACCCAGGATCCTGCTGATGGGACTGAGGCGGAGTGGCAAGTCCTCTATTCAGAAG GTTGTTTTTCACAAGATGTCACCCAATGAAACTCTGTTCCTCGAGAGCACCAACAAAATCTACAAAGACGACATCTCCAGCAGCTCCTTCGTCAACTTCCAGATCTGGGACTTTCCTGGCCAGGTGGATTTCTTCGACCCGACGTTTGACAGCGAGATGATCTTCAAGGGAACCGGCGCTTTGATCTTTGTCATCGATGCTCAG GACGATTATGTGGAAGCTCTCGGGCGGTTGCACCTCACCGTTTCCCGAGCCTACAAAGTGAATCCAGACATCAACTTTGAGGTGTTCATACACAAAGTGGACGGTCTGTCAGACGAtcacaaaatagaaacacaaagagacattCATCAGAGGGCCAACGATGATCTGGCTGATGCTGCACTGGAGAAGCTTCACCTCAG CTTCTACCTCACCAGTATCTACGATCACTCCATATTCGAGGCCTTCAGTAAAGTCGTACAGAAGCTGATCCCTCAGTTACCAACGCTGGAGAACcttttgaacattttcatttct CACTCTGGGATCGAGAAAGCCTTCCTGTTTGACGTCGTCAGCAAGATCTACATCGCCACAGACAGCTCTCCTGTGGACATGCAGTCCTATGAAATCTGCTGCGACATGATCGACGTGGTCATCGACGTCTCCTGCATTTACGG gctgatgGAGGACGGCAGCGGCTGTGCCTACGACAAAGAGTCTTTGGCCATCATCAAGCTCAACAACACGACAGTGCTTTATCTGAAAGAGGTGACAAAGTTCCTCGCTCTGGTCTGCATCCTGAGAGAGGAGAGCTTTGAGAGGAAAG gTCTGATAGAGTATAACTTCCATTGTTTCCGAAAAGCCATCCATGAAGTGTTTGAAGTTGGCGCCTCAACACCCTGCGTCAGCTCGTCCCACAACAACCTGACCGGCCTGAAGTACGCTGCAGTGAACGGCAGTGCGATCTAA